The Streptomyces sp. NBC_01591 genome window below encodes:
- a CDS encoding protein kinase domain-containing protein has protein sequence MGEALLAGRYQLKRLVGRGGMGEVWEAFDERLGRTVAVKVVSLLAGGGSAAGELRARFLREARITAALEHPRIVAVHDLGEAVTAEGSAPFLVMEFLRGEGLETVVRRGPVSGLEAARWGAQICEALAEAHAGGILHRDIKPANVFITTNGGVKVLDFGIARAADPAMTGDLLTRTGVVVGTAAYMAPEQARGRPEERSDLYAVGCLLFELLTGTLPFSAPDALGHLTAHLNDTPPAPSSVLPGISTPWDELVLRLLEKEPGGRYASAAQLAAELRALNGSVGRQAVPSPRTPTVVDPGGPSPDATTATSDPQPPRPPALTRRSALRWGAGALALGAAGTAAAVYLSEDPDKGPVAWSQAIGDAQKLDRNNPTFVVSGGRWYVASGDDPVMVHAFDASHGKRLWKATQNAQNWNVGGSPQFAVAGPAAIVRTKQTAEPNPWIDAFDTADGSRLWRRELDSQRWDVHRPSGLLVVAGEQGVIGVDPRTGRDRWRFDPDVSGEALSVGDLVISGGTALSGRTGKTVWRQPGFTAKGRLAHPLGRFFLCYEAGKHAATDLVCRSARTGDEVWRKPFNDNEERAGSAEPAWQAVVSGTTVFLPLAAGGRRRPTAVDAITGTVKWTYDGPYQRASDYGDDGSVKRVAGVQGVLGVSGGFALPTGEGTVCLDADNGRERWRCPDEGARLTGRYLLFTTSRERLFTHWGRLRILDAGTARELWTGDFTTTFATDPQSGDGRVFIADKDSRLWALRI, from the coding sequence GTGGGTGAGGCATTGCTGGCTGGGCGCTACCAGTTGAAGCGGCTGGTCGGACGCGGCGGAATGGGCGAGGTGTGGGAGGCGTTCGACGAGCGGTTGGGGCGCACTGTCGCCGTCAAGGTCGTCTCGCTCTTGGCCGGCGGGGGCAGTGCGGCCGGTGAACTGCGGGCGCGCTTTCTGCGGGAGGCGCGGATCACCGCGGCGCTCGAGCATCCGCGTATCGTGGCCGTCCACGACCTCGGTGAGGCGGTCACGGCAGAGGGCAGCGCGCCGTTCTTGGTGATGGAGTTTCTGCGGGGCGAAGGGCTGGAGACGGTCGTGCGTCGCGGTCCGGTCTCTGGGCTGGAGGCCGCCCGGTGGGGTGCGCAGATCTGCGAAGCGCTGGCCGAAGCGCACGCCGGCGGCATCCTGCACCGTGACATCAAGCCTGCGAACGTGTTCATCACGACGAACGGCGGGGTGAAAGTTCTGGACTTCGGGATCGCCCGTGCCGCAGATCCCGCCATGACCGGGGACCTGCTGACCCGCACGGGCGTGGTGGTGGGGACGGCCGCGTACATGGCGCCGGAGCAGGCCCGCGGCCGCCCCGAGGAGCGCAGTGATCTGTACGCGGTGGGATGCCTGCTCTTCGAACTGCTCACCGGCACGCTGCCGTTCAGCGCTCCGGACGCGCTCGGTCATCTCACCGCGCACCTCAACGACACGCCACCGGCACCCAGCAGCGTTCTGCCTGGCATCTCGACCCCATGGGACGAGCTCGTCCTGCGGCTGCTGGAGAAGGAACCCGGCGGGCGATACGCGTCGGCCGCGCAACTAGCCGCCGAGCTCCGTGCGTTGAACGGGAGCGTGGGGCGGCAGGCGGTGCCGTCGCCGCGCACGCCGACGGTGGTGGATCCGGGCGGACCGTCCCCGGATGCCACGACGGCTACGTCGGATCCGCAGCCACCTCGCCCGCCCGCGCTCACCCGCCGCAGCGCCCTGCGGTGGGGCGCGGGGGCGCTCGCGCTGGGGGCCGCCGGCACCGCAGCCGCCGTGTATCTCTCCGAGGACCCCGACAAGGGCCCGGTCGCCTGGTCGCAGGCCATCGGTGACGCGCAGAAACTCGACAGGAACAACCCCACGTTCGTCGTCAGCGGCGGCCGCTGGTACGTGGCCAGCGGCGACGACCCGGTCATGGTGCACGCCTTCGACGCCTCCCACGGCAAGCGCCTGTGGAAGGCGACGCAGAACGCGCAGAACTGGAACGTGGGCGGCAGCCCGCAGTTCGCCGTGGCCGGGCCCGCGGCCATCGTCCGGACCAAGCAGACCGCCGAACCGAACCCCTGGATCGATGCCTTCGACACCGCCGACGGCAGCCGATTGTGGCGCCGCGAGCTCGACTCACAGCGCTGGGACGTGCACCGGCCCAGCGGCCTGCTCGTCGTGGCCGGAGAGCAAGGCGTGATCGGCGTCGACCCACGCACGGGCCGGGACCGGTGGAGGTTCGACCCCGACGTGTCGGGAGAGGCTCTGTCCGTGGGGGACCTGGTGATCAGCGGCGGCACAGCGCTGTCGGGCCGCACCGGGAAGACCGTGTGGCGGCAGCCGGGTTTCACCGCGAAAGGCCGCCTGGCGCATCCGCTCGGAAGGTTCTTTCTCTGCTACGAGGCTGGCAAGCACGCCGCCACCGATCTCGTATGCCGCTCGGCGCGCACCGGCGACGAGGTGTGGCGCAAGCCGTTCAACGACAACGAGGAACGCGCCGGCTCGGCCGAGCCCGCCTGGCAGGCCGTCGTGTCGGGCACCACCGTCTTCCTGCCGCTGGCGGCGGGCGGCCGCCGCAGGCCCACGGCCGTCGACGCCATCACGGGCACGGTCAAGTGGACCTACGACGGCCCCTACCAGCGGGCTTCCGACTACGGCGACGACGGCTCGGTCAAGCGAGTCGCGGGCGTCCAAGGCGTGCTGGGAGTCTCGGGCGGATTCGCCCTGCCTACCGGAGAGGGCACAGTGTGCCTGGATGCCGACAACGGACGGGAGCGCTGGCGCTGCCCCGACGAGGGTGCGCGTCTCACCGGCAGGTACCTGCTGTTCACCACCTCCCGCGAACGGCTCTTCACACACTGGGGACGCCTGCGCATCCTCGACGCCGGGACCGCCCGCGAGCTCTGGACCGGAGACTTCACCACCACCTTCGCCACAGACCCGCAATCCGGCGATGGCCGCGTCTTCATCGCGGACAAGGACTCCAGACTGTGGGCCCTACGGATCTGA
- a CDS encoding poly(ethylene terephthalate) hydrolase family protein, whose protein sequence is MVGAAPGVSAVAVGASDAARPPSAVSAAAGSIPSVGTDWGAPGPYAVSVDVGVVHTFYRPQNLGQSGESHPVIIWGNGTGAVPGVYSSLLRHWASQGFIVAAANTPTSNYAISMRLGIDVLEQRNADSSSPYYHKVDLAHIGSAGHSQGGAAAVNAAIDPRVITAVPIQPGPLTDPDLMDEPVFYLAGQQDHIVWPALVKAMYQDSDHVPAVYGEVRGASHLDSIGDGGYFRAPATAWFRYWLMGDEAAGRMFFGPDCGYCADATLWSGWERNAAALQLSGPTA, encoded by the coding sequence ATGGTAGGTGCGGCGCCTGGGGTGTCCGCAGTCGCCGTCGGGGCGAGTGACGCGGCTCGGCCGCCGTCGGCGGTTTCAGCGGCCGCGGGAAGTATCCCGTCCGTCGGCACTGACTGGGGTGCACCGGGGCCGTACGCCGTGAGTGTGGATGTCGGGGTTGTGCACACCTTCTACCGGCCGCAGAATTTGGGGCAGTCGGGCGAGTCCCACCCGGTGATCATCTGGGGGAACGGCACAGGTGCGGTGCCCGGGGTGTACAGCTCGCTGCTGCGGCACTGGGCGAGCCAGGGCTTCATCGTGGCTGCCGCCAATACGCCGACCTCCAACTACGCGATCAGTATGCGCCTGGGCATCGACGTGCTGGAGCAACGGAACGCAGACAGTTCAAGTCCCTACTACCACAAGGTGGATCTGGCGCACATCGGCTCCGCCGGTCACTCGCAGGGTGGCGCGGCCGCCGTCAATGCGGCGATCGATCCACGGGTGATCACCGCTGTGCCCATCCAGCCGGGTCCCCTGACCGATCCGGATCTGATGGACGAGCCCGTCTTCTATCTGGCCGGGCAGCAGGACCACATCGTGTGGCCGGCGTTGGTGAAGGCGATGTACCAGGACTCCGACCACGTCCCTGCCGTCTACGGTGAGGTCCGGGGCGCCAGCCATCTCGACTCGATCGGCGACGGCGGGTACTTCCGTGCCCCGGCCACCGCCTGGTTCCGCTATTGGCTGATGGGCGATGAAGCGGCTGGCCGGATGTTCTTCGGCCCGGACTGCGGCTACTGCGCGGATGCCACCTTGTGGTCCGGCTGGGAACGGAACGCCGCGGCGCTGCAGCTTTCCGGCCCGACGGCCTGA
- a CDS encoding ABC transporter substrate-binding protein translates to MIRTRKALSAVALTTVLALSAACAGPAADTPDKAAELRMTVWTSDEAQLKLLDSIGDAYRADHPDVAKITFESLPFADYNTTLTTQIAGGNAPDLAWMGDLSRDLIASDALVGLTDELKAAPGWKYDDLLDSVTAEFSRDGTLYAYPFSNSPYALYMNTDLLAKAGQKINPATLTWDQVAAAGAAVHAKTGKAGFVVRDFDYKAWNMLATVWTGWGASAWSPDGKTCTFAGPEMQQAFTFLHDAAFKTQAMPGPGTTADFFAGDAAFTIAQVSRASLLTGTFDFGLYPLPAGPRGKYSVLGQAGVGVLASSKHPDQAADFLAYLTDPENAAKLAQYFPPPRKSLLTGDKLAANNKVLNAAQLQDAVVDQMPDAVTLPNHTSPAEIAQKGKTALDAMWRPDADIPAVLRSVCAAIDPILAK, encoded by the coding sequence ATGATCAGAACCAGAAAGGCGCTGAGCGCTGTCGCCTTGACGACGGTCCTTGCACTCAGCGCGGCCTGCGCCGGGCCGGCGGCCGACACCCCGGACAAGGCAGCAGAGCTGCGGATGACGGTCTGGACCTCGGACGAAGCTCAGCTGAAGCTACTCGACAGCATCGGCGACGCCTACCGGGCCGACCATCCCGACGTTGCGAAGATCACCTTCGAGAGCCTGCCGTTCGCCGACTACAACACGACGCTCACCACGCAGATCGCCGGCGGCAACGCCCCGGATCTCGCCTGGATGGGCGACCTGTCGCGGGATCTCATAGCCTCCGACGCACTCGTCGGTCTGACCGACGAGCTCAAGGCCGCCCCGGGCTGGAAGTACGACGACCTGCTCGACAGCGTGACAGCGGAGTTCAGCCGCGATGGCACGCTGTACGCCTACCCGTTCTCCAACTCGCCGTACGCCCTCTACATGAACACCGACCTGCTCGCCAAAGCCGGACAGAAGATCAATCCGGCCACACTGACCTGGGATCAAGTCGCAGCCGCCGGAGCGGCCGTCCACGCCAAGACCGGCAAGGCCGGCTTCGTCGTCCGCGACTTCGACTACAAGGCGTGGAACATGCTGGCCACAGTGTGGACCGGCTGGGGCGCGTCAGCGTGGAGTCCGGACGGCAAGACCTGCACCTTCGCCGGCCCCGAGATGCAGCAGGCCTTCACCTTCCTGCACGACGCGGCGTTCAAGACCCAGGCGATGCCCGGCCCGGGCACCACCGCCGACTTCTTCGCAGGCGATGCCGCCTTCACCATCGCGCAGGTCTCCCGCGCCTCGCTGCTGACCGGCACGTTCGACTTCGGGCTCTACCCGCTGCCCGCGGGCCCCCGTGGGAAGTACTCCGTCCTCGGCCAGGCCGGGGTGGGTGTACTGGCCTCCAGCAAGCATCCGGACCAGGCGGCGGACTTCCTCGCGTACCTGACCGATCCGGAGAACGCCGCCAAGCTGGCCCAGTACTTCCCGCCGCCGCGGAAGTCGTTGCTGACCGGGGACAAGCTCGCCGCGAACAACAAGGTCCTTAACGCCGCCCAGCTGCAGGACGCGGTGGTCGACCAGATGCCGGACGCCGTCACGCTGCCCAACCACACCAGCCCGGCGGAGATAGCCCAGAAGGGCAAGACGGCGCTTGATGCGATGTGGCGCCCGGATGCCGACATCCCGGCCGTCCTGCGCTCGGTCTGCGCCGCGATCGATCCGATTCTGGCCAAGTGA
- a CDS encoding carbohydrate ABC transporter permease, which yields MRTDRVRSVLLVIALGVLAIPFVVPTIWMAAASVKPLAEIFDAPPSLWTDSPTLSAYAEAFSFQPFARQYLNSVYIAALVTLITLSVSSLAGYAFARIRFPGANALFLVVLTGMLVPSEVTIVPLFQLFKSAGLINTHWPLILVTALAAPCVLATFIMRQFFIALPVELEEAARLDGLGRPAIWWRICLPLAKPALSAVAILTFLASWNLYLEPTVYLTSPELFTLPQALTRFTDAYGGQMWNTQLAAATMTVVPMLIVFVLAQRHFVEGLSHSGLK from the coding sequence ATGAGGACTGACAGGGTCCGGTCGGTACTGCTGGTGATCGCTCTGGGCGTGCTGGCGATCCCGTTCGTGGTGCCGACGATCTGGATGGCCGCCGCGTCGGTCAAACCACTGGCGGAAATCTTCGATGCCCCGCCATCGCTGTGGACCGACTCGCCGACACTGTCCGCATACGCCGAGGCATTCAGCTTTCAGCCCTTTGCCCGGCAGTATCTGAACAGTGTCTACATCGCCGCACTGGTCACACTGATCACCCTGTCGGTGTCCAGTCTGGCCGGGTACGCCTTCGCCCGGATCCGGTTTCCCGGGGCGAATGCGCTGTTCCTGGTGGTGCTGACCGGGATGCTGGTGCCGAGCGAAGTGACGATTGTGCCGCTGTTCCAGCTGTTCAAATCGGCCGGCCTGATCAACACGCACTGGCCACTGATCCTGGTGACCGCACTGGCCGCACCGTGTGTGCTGGCCACGTTCATCATGCGGCAGTTCTTCATCGCTCTCCCGGTCGAGCTGGAGGAGGCTGCCCGACTCGACGGCCTCGGCCGGCCCGCGATCTGGTGGCGGATCTGCCTGCCGCTGGCCAAACCGGCCCTGTCGGCGGTGGCGATCCTGACGTTCCTCGCCTCCTGGAACCTCTACCTGGAACCCACGGTGTACCTCACGTCACCAGAGCTGTTCACGTTGCCGCAGGCCCTGACCCGCTTCACCGACGCCTACGGCGGCCAGATGTGGAACACTCAACTCGCCGCTGCCACCATGACCGTCGTGCCGATGCTGATCGTCTTCGTCCTGGCCCAGCGCCACTTCGTCGAAGGCCTGTCTCACTCCGGCCTCAAATGA
- a CDS encoding carbohydrate ABC transporter permease, protein MTRTRAAERATPQAAGQAAAPAAAKAARASGPTFWTTGRRDVLTGYLFILPQLVGVAVFVLLPVGMAIWYSLNDWNVFTGKQTFVGGENYAALADDPQLPKVLLATVLFSGGVVVVNITLGLLIAVLLNRKFRGVTVFRMLFFSPVVVSVVAWTLVWGFLLQDNGGINGLLGTVGIDGPNWLQEGDTAMVSVILTQVVRSVGVNMVLFLAALQGVPRELYEAARIDGANSRTVFARITLPMISPTVLLTVIVTVVGALQSFAQIAVLTGGGPELSTTVLVYYVFQQAFEFNDIGYGSTLALMLLSFVMLLTLLQWQLRRKWVFYED, encoded by the coding sequence GTGACCAGGACACGGGCCGCTGAGCGGGCCACCCCGCAGGCCGCCGGGCAGGCGGCTGCGCCGGCCGCCGCCAAGGCCGCACGCGCATCCGGGCCGACCTTCTGGACGACCGGCCGGCGGGACGTGCTGACCGGCTACCTGTTCATCCTGCCGCAGCTCGTCGGGGTGGCGGTGTTCGTCCTGCTGCCGGTCGGCATGGCGATCTGGTACAGCCTGAACGACTGGAACGTCTTCACCGGCAAGCAGACCTTCGTCGGCGGCGAGAACTACGCGGCCCTGGCCGACGATCCGCAGCTGCCCAAGGTGCTGCTGGCAACGGTGCTCTTCTCCGGCGGGGTGGTGGTCGTCAACATCACGCTCGGACTCCTGATCGCCGTCCTGCTGAACCGCAAGTTCCGCGGTGTCACGGTGTTCCGGATGCTGTTCTTCTCCCCAGTGGTGGTCTCCGTGGTCGCCTGGACCCTGGTCTGGGGCTTCCTGCTGCAGGACAACGGCGGCATCAACGGCCTGCTGGGCACGGTCGGGATCGACGGGCCGAACTGGCTGCAGGAGGGCGACACCGCGATGGTTTCGGTGATCCTCACACAGGTGGTGCGCAGCGTCGGGGTCAACATGGTGCTGTTCCTGGCCGCCTTGCAGGGCGTGCCGCGAGAGTTGTACGAGGCCGCCCGGATCGACGGTGCGAACAGCCGCACGGTCTTCGCCCGGATCACGTTGCCGATGATCTCACCGACGGTGCTGCTGACCGTCATCGTCACGGTGGTCGGGGCGTTGCAGTCCTTCGCCCAGATCGCCGTCCTGACCGGTGGCGGGCCGGAGCTGTCCACCACGGTCCTCGTGTACTACGTGTTCCAGCAGGCCTTCGAGTTCAACGACATCGGCTACGGCTCGACGCTGGCCCTGATGCTGCTGTCCTTCGTCATGCTGCTCACCTTGCTGCAATGGCAGCTGCGTCGTAAGTGGGTGTTCTATGAGGACTGA
- a CDS encoding FAD-dependent oxidoreductase: MATEVAVIGGGLGSVAAALALLQRGHRVVMTEEYPWLGGQLTSQAVPPDEHIWVEQFGVTARYRRLRENIRRYYQDHYPLSAAARADRELNPGRGRVSRLCHEPRVALAVIDALLAPYRSSGRLTVLQPAVPVGAEVVDGVVRTVTVADPQTGAQSVITAEFVLDGTETGDLLPLTGTEYVVGTEARSETGEPSAPDVADPANVQSIAWCFVFDHAAGDHTIARPDDYDDWRSFELPYWGAPMLSFTAPNPRTLVPEQRTMIVNPEQDVSGDPRFDAGDQDLWQFRRIAARQTFTDSLYDSDIVLANWPQLDYVGGSIIDTAERLQHLAAAKAQSRAYVYWLQTEAPRPDGGRGWPGLRLRGDLVGTSDGFAQAPYIRESRRIKALTTVREQDISIKSRGSGGPARFDASIGVGMYRIDLHPSTGGDNYIDVESAPFEIPLGALVPVRTQNLIPAAKNIGTTHITNGAYRLHPVEWNVGESAGELTAFCLDRGLSPQQVAAEPALVDQLQRRLVEAGVELHWPEVVGY, from the coding sequence ATCGCCACAGAGGTGGCGGTCATAGGCGGCGGTCTCGGATCGGTGGCAGCCGCTCTCGCGCTGCTGCAGCGCGGACACCGGGTGGTGATGACCGAGGAGTACCCGTGGCTGGGTGGCCAGCTGACGTCGCAGGCGGTGCCACCGGATGAGCACATCTGGGTGGAGCAGTTCGGCGTAACCGCCCGCTACCGGAGGCTGCGGGAGAACATCCGTCGCTACTACCAGGACCACTATCCGCTGTCGGCGGCGGCTCGCGCGGACCGTGAGCTCAACCCAGGGCGCGGCCGGGTGAGCCGGCTGTGCCACGAGCCGCGGGTGGCGCTCGCGGTGATCGACGCTCTCCTCGCGCCGTATCGGTCGAGCGGCCGGCTGACCGTCCTGCAGCCCGCGGTTCCGGTCGGGGCCGAGGTCGTGGACGGGGTGGTCCGCACGGTTACGGTCGCGGATCCGCAGACCGGGGCGCAGAGCGTGATCACTGCGGAGTTCGTGCTGGACGGCACCGAGACCGGTGACCTGCTGCCGCTGACCGGCACCGAGTACGTCGTCGGTACCGAGGCGCGGTCCGAAACCGGTGAGCCGAGCGCTCCCGACGTCGCCGACCCGGCCAACGTGCAGTCGATCGCGTGGTGTTTCGTCTTCGACCATGCCGCCGGGGATCACACGATCGCCCGGCCCGACGACTACGACGACTGGCGCTCGTTCGAGCTGCCCTACTGGGGCGCGCCGATGCTGTCGTTCACCGCGCCCAATCCGCGCACCCTGGTGCCGGAGCAGCGCACCATGATCGTAAATCCGGAGCAGGACGTCTCCGGTGATCCGCGGTTCGACGCCGGCGATCAGGACCTGTGGCAGTTCCGGCGGATTGCCGCCCGGCAGACCTTCACCGACAGCCTGTACGACAGCGACATCGTGCTGGCCAACTGGCCCCAGCTGGACTACGTCGGCGGCTCGATCATCGACACCGCCGAACGACTGCAGCACTTGGCCGCGGCGAAGGCGCAGTCCCGGGCCTACGTCTACTGGCTGCAGACCGAGGCGCCCCGGCCCGACGGTGGCCGCGGGTGGCCGGGACTGCGGCTGCGCGGGGATCTGGTGGGAACCAGCGACGGCTTCGCGCAGGCTCCGTACATCCGGGAATCCCGCCGGATCAAGGCGCTGACCACCGTCCGCGAACAAGACATCTCGATCAAATCCCGCGGGTCCGGCGGGCCGGCCCGGTTCGACGCATCCATCGGGGTGGGGATGTACCGGATCGACCTGCACCCCTCGACCGGCGGCGACAACTACATCGACGTCGAGTCGGCGCCGTTCGAGATCCCGCTGGGCGCCCTGGTCCCGGTCCGGACCCAGAACCTGATCCCCGCCGCCAAGAACATCGGCACCACCCACATCACCAACGGCGCCTATCGACTCCACCCGGTCGAATGGAACGTCGGTGAGTCCGCGGGCGAGCTCACCGCGTTCTGCCTCGACCGCGGACTGAGCCCGCAGCAGGTCGCCGCCGAACCCGCACTCGTCGATCAGCTTCAACGTCGCCTGGTCGAGGCCGGCGTCGAACTCCACTGGCCCGAGGTCGTCGGCTACTGA
- a CDS encoding GNAT family N-acetyltransferase, translated as MRSSTGIRLIEPTDAAPIAAHRVRDFEAFRPWEPAQPADFFTPEGQAERIDSLLAGYRAGTVWPGVVLADDQVIGQVTVGGILPQPHLRRGSVGYWIASVAQNQGHAGHAVGLVLRVMTDELGLHRAEASTNLENLPSQRVLRRNGFSPYGVAHSSIFLDGSWRDGLLWERVLGG; from the coding sequence ATGCGCAGCAGCACCGGGATCCGCCTGATCGAGCCCACCGACGCCGCCCCGATCGCCGCGCATCGGGTGCGGGACTTCGAGGCTTTCCGGCCGTGGGAACCGGCCCAGCCGGCTGACTTCTTCACCCCGGAGGGCCAGGCGGAGCGGATCGACAGCCTGCTGGCCGGATACCGGGCCGGCACGGTCTGGCCGGGCGTGGTGCTCGCCGACGACCAGGTGATCGGGCAGGTCACCGTCGGAGGCATCCTGCCGCAGCCTCACCTGCGCCGCGGCTCGGTCGGATACTGGATCGCCAGCGTCGCCCAGAATCAAGGGCACGCCGGGCACGCCGTCGGGCTTGTACTCCGGGTGATGACGGACGAACTCGGGTTGCACCGCGCCGAGGCGTCCACCAATCTGGAGAATCTGCCGTCGCAGCGGGTGCTGCGCCGCAACGGGTTCAGTCCGTACGGCGTCGCGCACTCCTCGATCTTTCTCGACGGGAGCTGGCGGGACGGGCTGCTGTGGGAGCGGGTCCTCGGCGGCTGA